Proteins encoded by one window of Dietzia sp. B32:
- the dapA gene encoding 4-hydroxy-tetrahydrodipicolinate synthase encodes MTHVTTGGPVGWETPADTGRTPADTGRPAPFGTVVTAMVTPFGADGYVDLKAVARVSRHLVDSGCDGLVVSGTTGESPTTTDAEKIAVLETVLAEVGDRATIVAGVGTYDTAHSVHAAKQAAASGAHGMLVVTPYYSKPTQAGLDVHFRTIADATDRPVMLYDIPPRSVVPIQADTLIGLADHPNIVAVKDAKGDFHDAVTVMTHCDLVYYSGDDQLNLPWLAVGATGFVSVIGHVAASRLVELRRAYLSGDVETARRINLGLLPLFDAQRALGGVSMSKAALELLGVPAGVPRLPQLPPTDEQRDALAALLHRAGVTR; translated from the coding sequence ATGACACACGTGACCACCGGGGGCCCTGTCGGCTGGGAGACTCCGGCCGACACCGGCCGGACCCCCGCCGATACAGGGCGCCCTGCGCCGTTCGGCACGGTCGTCACGGCGATGGTCACCCCGTTCGGGGCCGACGGTTACGTCGATCTCAAGGCCGTCGCGCGTGTCTCGCGGCATCTCGTGGACTCGGGGTGCGACGGTCTCGTCGTCTCGGGAACCACGGGGGAATCGCCCACCACCACCGACGCGGAGAAGATCGCGGTTCTCGAGACCGTCCTCGCCGAGGTGGGGGACAGGGCGACGATCGTCGCTGGTGTCGGTACCTACGACACCGCGCACTCGGTACACGCGGCGAAGCAGGCCGCAGCCTCCGGGGCGCACGGGATGCTCGTGGTGACGCCGTACTATTCCAAGCCCACCCAGGCGGGCCTGGACGTCCACTTCCGGACGATCGCGGACGCGACCGACCGGCCTGTGATGCTCTACGACATCCCCCCGCGATCGGTGGTCCCCATCCAGGCGGACACCCTGATCGGGCTCGCCGACCACCCGAACATCGTGGCGGTCAAGGACGCGAAGGGCGACTTCCACGACGCCGTGACCGTCATGACCCACTGCGACCTCGTCTACTACTCGGGTGACGACCAACTCAACCTCCCCTGGCTGGCCGTGGGAGCGACGGGATTCGTCAGCGTGATCGGACACGTCGCCGCGTCGCGGCTGGTCGAGCTCCGCCGCGCCTACCTGAGTGGCGACGTCGAGACGGCACGACGGATAAACCTCGGACTCCTCCCGCTTTTCGACGCCCAGAGGGCGCTCGGAGGCGTGTCGATGTCCAAAGCAGCACTAGAGCTTCTCGGGGTCCCGGCCGGTGTGCCGCGACTCCCGCAGTTACCACCCACCGACGAGCAGCGGGACGCCCTCGCGGCGCTGCTGCACAGAGCAGGAGTCACCAGATGA
- the thyX gene encoding FAD-dependent thymidylate synthase, which produces MSELVRRQVRLVAHTEFIPPDEIEWETDAEGGSALAEFAGRACYQSWDKPNPRTATNAGYLRHILEVGHLSVFEHASVSFYITGISRSCTHELIRHRHFSYSQLSQRFVPEHDSKVVPPPAIADDPELVEIFRRATDASRDAYAEMLAKLEDRFADVPNPMLRHKQARQAARSVLPNATETRIVVTGNYRSWRHFIGMRATEHADTEIRGLAIDVLRRLQEAAPAVFSDFEIATLEDGSEIAVSPYVLEG; this is translated from the coding sequence ATGTCCGAGCTCGTCCGGCGGCAGGTCCGCCTGGTCGCGCACACCGAGTTCATCCCACCCGACGAGATCGAGTGGGAGACCGACGCCGAGGGCGGATCCGCCCTGGCCGAGTTCGCGGGGCGCGCCTGTTACCAGAGCTGGGACAAACCCAACCCTCGCACCGCCACCAACGCCGGGTACCTCAGGCACATCCTCGAGGTGGGGCACCTGTCGGTGTTCGAGCACGCGAGCGTGTCCTTCTACATCACCGGGATCTCGCGCTCGTGCACGCATGAACTGATCCGCCACCGACACTTCTCCTACAGTCAGCTGTCCCAGCGGTTCGTCCCCGAGCACGACTCGAAGGTCGTTCCCCCACCCGCGATCGCGGATGATCCCGAGCTCGTCGAGATCTTCCGCCGGGCGACCGACGCCTCCCGGGACGCCTACGCCGAGATGTTGGCCAAGCTCGAGGACAGGTTCGCGGACGTGCCCAACCCCATGCTGCGGCACAAGCAGGCGAGGCAGGCCGCCCGATCCGTCCTGCCGAACGCCACCGAGACGCGGATCGTGGTGACGGGCAACTACCGCTCGTGGCGGCACTTCATCGGGATGCGCGCCACCGAACACGCCGACACCGAGATCAGGGGCCTGGCCATCGACGTCCTACGGCGTCTCCAGGAGGCCGCGCCGGCGGTGTTCTCCGACTTCGAGATCGCCACCCTGGAGGACGGTTCGGAGATCGCGGTCAGCCCGTACGTTCTCGAGGGATGA
- a CDS encoding NAD(P)H-dependent oxidoreductase encodes MSSVLVVHHAPSPRLRRILESLVTGLAHPELEEIEVESVPALATTDDHVLRADGYVLLTPANFGYMSGALKHFFDRTYYTCEGAVSGRPYALCVHGDNDTAGAVNSVERIATGWGLQAVAPAVQLTGEPGREDLDTAAEAAATVAAHLLG; translated from the coding sequence ATGAGCTCGGTACTGGTGGTGCACCACGCCCCGTCCCCGCGCCTGCGGAGGATCCTGGAGTCGCTCGTCACCGGTCTCGCGCATCCCGAGCTCGAGGAGATCGAGGTCGAGTCCGTCCCGGCGTTGGCCACCACCGACGACCACGTACTGCGCGCGGACGGTTACGTCCTGCTCACCCCCGCCAACTTCGGTTACATGTCCGGTGCGCTGAAGCACTTCTTCGACCGCACCTACTACACCTGCGAGGGAGCGGTGTCGGGTCGGCCGTACGCCTTGTGCGTACACGGGGACAACGACACCGCCGGGGCGGTCAACTCGGTCGAGAGGATCGCGACCGGATGGGGACTTCAGGCCGTCGCCCCCGCGGTCCAGTTGACCGGCGAACCCGGTCGCGAGGACCTCGACACCGCCGCCGAGGCCGCGGCCACCGTCGCCGCACACCTGCTCGGCTGA